From a region of the Rhodococcus sp. 4CII genome:
- a CDS encoding acyl-CoA thioesterase II: protein MTSTVAEVLDLLSLDEISPRTFRGAQPVEDRQRVFGGQVAAQALMAAGRTTPGRLPHSLHGYFLRPGDPAVPLIYTVDSVRDGGSFSTRNVTAAQDGIVIFEAMISFSARISGIEYQQQMPAVPLPDSLIRIEDQLAPYADEYDGWWVRRRPFDMRYVNAPPRVALDRDFAPPPRSRLWLRPDGDIPNDPMLSSCLITFVSDLTLLDSVMLQARKTSRGPGIVASLDHAIWFHRPANFADWLLYDQHSPNGTGGRGLASGRIYNRSGALVASIMQEGYLGRDT from the coding sequence GTGACGTCGACCGTAGCCGAGGTTCTCGACCTTCTCTCGCTCGACGAGATCAGCCCACGGACCTTCCGGGGAGCACAACCTGTCGAGGACCGACAACGCGTCTTCGGCGGCCAGGTTGCCGCGCAGGCTCTGATGGCGGCCGGCCGGACTACACCGGGGCGACTGCCGCACAGCCTCCACGGCTACTTTCTCCGCCCTGGTGACCCGGCCGTTCCTCTCATCTACACCGTGGACTCCGTACGGGACGGCGGATCGTTCTCCACCCGGAATGTGACTGCCGCACAGGACGGGATCGTCATCTTCGAGGCGATGATCTCCTTCAGCGCGCGGATTTCCGGCATCGAATATCAACAGCAGATGCCCGCGGTTCCGCTGCCGGACAGTCTCATTCGAATCGAGGACCAGCTCGCTCCGTACGCCGACGAATACGACGGATGGTGGGTCCGCCGACGCCCGTTCGACATGCGCTACGTCAATGCACCGCCCCGCGTCGCGCTGGACCGTGACTTCGCGCCACCACCGCGGAGCCGGCTCTGGCTGCGACCCGACGGCGACATCCCGAACGACCCGATGCTCAGCAGCTGCCTGATCACGTTTGTCAGCGATCTGACGCTCCTCGACTCCGTGATGCTTCAGGCGCGAAAGACGTCGCGTGGCCCCGGTATCGTCGCCTCTCTCGACCACGCGATCTGGTTCCACCGGCCCGCGAACTTTGCGGACTGGCTGCTCTACGACCAGCACTCCCCGAACGGAACGGGAGGTCGCGGACTCGCATCGGGCCGCATCTACAACCGCTCGGGTGCGTTGGTGGCGAGCATCATGCAAGAGGGCTACCTCGGACGGGACACCTGA
- a CDS encoding histidine phosphatase family protein, with protein MNRRCSILATVSTAVVSLTACTGTPTASAPTSAQPTRGDAEPITITLMRHAESAGNASGLIDTSTPGPDITDKGRQEARAAADRFAGQDFDGVYASTMVRTQETAEFMARAVDEPVEVLPGYGKSRRDSTKVNRRPRRRARTWRRPSAGSRGSVTSVSPAPSTATNSLTSSRP; from the coding sequence ATGAATCGGCGATGTTCCATCCTCGCCACCGTAAGTACCGCCGTCGTCTCCTTGACTGCGTGCACCGGGACCCCGACCGCGTCGGCGCCGACCTCGGCGCAGCCCACGCGGGGGGACGCAGAGCCGATCACCATCACCCTGATGCGCCACGCCGAGTCCGCGGGCAATGCATCCGGGCTCATCGACACGTCCACACCCGGCCCGGACATCACGGACAAGGGCAGACAGGAGGCGCGCGCTGCGGCCGACAGGTTCGCCGGCCAGGACTTCGACGGCGTGTACGCCTCCACGATGGTCCGCACGCAGGAAACGGCCGAATTCATGGCCCGCGCTGTGGACGAGCCGGTCGAGGTGCTGCCCGGCTACGGGAAATCGAGGCGGGACAGTACGAAGGTCAACCGGAGGCCACGGCGCAGAGCACGTACCTGGCGGCGCCCATCAGCTGGCTCCAGGGGCAGCGTGACGAGCGTATCCCCGGCTCCATCGACGGCAACGAATTCGTTGACATCCTCTCGGCCGTGA
- a CDS encoding acyl-CoA dehydrogenase family protein, whose protein sequence is MTTVQSALRSDMSIDELRTAFRSWLTERADALEQFRELPTDVDGIFSTLSKMQRELYEAGWIRLGWPVELGGLGGVTALRAVVSEELAAAGYPPPFSFATQEVLGPAIARYARTDLANEVLPRLLRGDESWCQGFSEPGAGSDLASLRTKAVDAGDHWVVNGEKVWTSWAQFADRCIVLTRTGAPDSAHRGITALFVDMDTPGITVSPLVAITGEADFSSLHFDDVKVPKTRTLGDVDGGWAIAMFILSCERGAAAWQRQAWMRWRLDRLVADAPGLTDARAGDAFELISALRLLSRRTLRSLSAGKDLGVLPSFDKYLMSTAEKFLFDSALEAMPETVLFDNDRESKDWRTDYLYSRASSIYGGAKEIQRSVIAERILGLPREK, encoded by the coding sequence ATGACCACGGTCCAGTCGGCTCTTCGCAGTGACATGTCGATCGACGAGCTTCGGACCGCTTTCCGCAGCTGGCTTACCGAGCGGGCCGACGCGCTCGAGCAGTTCCGCGAGCTTCCGACCGACGTCGACGGCATCTTCTCGACCCTGTCGAAGATGCAGCGTGAGCTCTACGAGGCCGGCTGGATCAGATTGGGCTGGCCCGTCGAACTCGGCGGCCTCGGCGGCGTGACCGCGTTACGCGCGGTCGTCAGCGAAGAACTCGCCGCCGCCGGCTACCCCCCACCATTCTCGTTCGCGACCCAGGAAGTCCTGGGACCCGCCATCGCGCGTTACGCCCGCACCGACCTCGCAAACGAGGTTCTTCCTCGACTACTCCGAGGCGACGAGAGCTGGTGCCAGGGTTTCTCCGAGCCCGGCGCCGGAAGCGATCTCGCCTCGCTGCGCACCAAGGCCGTCGACGCCGGCGACCACTGGGTGGTCAACGGCGAAAAGGTCTGGACCAGCTGGGCGCAATTCGCCGACCGCTGCATCGTCCTGACCCGAACCGGCGCCCCCGACTCCGCACATCGGGGCATCACGGCGCTGTTCGTCGACATGGACACTCCGGGCATCACCGTCAGCCCGCTCGTCGCCATCACGGGTGAGGCAGACTTCTCCAGCCTCCACTTCGACGACGTGAAGGTGCCGAAAACACGCACGCTCGGCGACGTCGACGGCGGCTGGGCAATCGCCATGTTCATCCTCAGTTGTGAACGAGGTGCTGCCGCATGGCAGCGGCAAGCGTGGATGCGGTGGCGACTGGACCGTCTGGTTGCGGACGCGCCGGGACTCACCGACGCCCGCGCCGGCGATGCGTTCGAACTGATCTCGGCGCTACGTCTTCTCTCGCGCCGCACTCTGCGCTCGCTGTCGGCCGGGAAGGATCTCGGTGTACTCCCCTCGTTCGACAAGTACCTGATGTCGACCGCCGAGAAGTTCCTCTTCGACTCCGCACTGGAAGCGATGCCGGAGACGGTCCTCTTCGACAACGATCGCGAGTCGAAGGACTGGCGAACCGACTATCTCTACTCACGCGCATCTTCGATCTACGGCGGCGCGAAAGAGATCCAGCGCAGCGTCATCGCCGAACGAATCCTCGGCCTTCCACGGGAGAAATGA
- a CDS encoding acyl-CoA dehydrogenase family protein, whose product MMDTDEKDLFRTSLEQVTAGAGSDAWPDAVAEFGWHELLDEDAETAVSILSDLQGRLLPHASFVDDVALAATGRSEWQREPNAPVTRIVFPPLGSARVGSIVEDSATPGSDRCTVAVSGIVSLDPRATASLLVPARLGEDLVVVQTPLDEQNLTREPAGIEPESGWTRVTGTVEGTVLSTGGEAADLWRHIRAAANRALSYELNAIGREMLTATVDHVTSRKQFGRELGSFQAVKHALADTRVWQECADLAADATWESSAVEAPILAKSLSGRFFRSAAENCQQLLGGMGFTWEHSFHRYLRRGLILEQLLGTSAGLRTELGAGVKSGDMPVLASL is encoded by the coding sequence ATGATGGACACAGACGAGAAAGATCTCTTTCGTACGAGCCTCGAGCAGGTGACCGCCGGAGCGGGCTCGGATGCTTGGCCCGACGCCGTCGCGGAGTTCGGCTGGCACGAGTTGCTCGACGAAGACGCCGAAACAGCCGTCAGCATCCTGTCGGACCTCCAGGGGCGCCTCCTTCCGCACGCCTCTTTCGTCGACGACGTGGCGCTCGCCGCTACGGGCCGGAGCGAATGGCAACGCGAGCCGAACGCACCAGTCACACGCATCGTCTTCCCCCCACTCGGATCGGCCCGTGTCGGCAGCATTGTCGAGGACTCTGCAACCCCCGGCTCCGACCGCTGCACCGTCGCTGTCTCCGGAATCGTCTCGCTGGACCCCCGTGCTACCGCGTCGCTCCTCGTTCCCGCACGCCTCGGGGAAGATCTGGTCGTTGTTCAGACTCCACTGGACGAACAGAACCTGACGCGCGAGCCCGCGGGAATCGAACCGGAATCGGGGTGGACGCGTGTCACGGGCACCGTCGAGGGAACGGTGCTGTCGACTGGTGGCGAGGCCGCGGACCTCTGGCGGCACATCCGAGCGGCGGCGAACCGCGCCCTGTCGTACGAGTTGAACGCGATCGGGCGCGAAATGCTCACCGCCACTGTCGACCACGTCACGTCGCGTAAGCAGTTCGGTCGTGAGCTCGGTAGCTTCCAGGCTGTGAAACATGCGCTCGCAGACACCCGGGTGTGGCAGGAATGCGCAGACCTTGCCGCAGATGCCACCTGGGAAAGCAGCGCGGTCGAGGCACCGATCCTGGCGAAATCCCTGTCAGGCAGATTCTTCCGCAGCGCCGCCGAAAACTGTCAGCAACTCCTCGGCGGCATGGGATTCACCTGGGAGCACAGCTTCCATCGGTATCTCCGACGCGGCTTGATACTGGAACAACTGCTGGGAACATCCGCCGGCCTGCGCACCGAACTCGGCGCGGGGGTCAAGAGCGGTGACATGCCGGTGCTTGCCTCGCTGTGA